The proteins below come from a single Clupea harengus chromosome 21, Ch_v2.0.2, whole genome shotgun sequence genomic window:
- the tmem198b gene encoding transmembrane protein 198-B, translating into MTTTLQTLLASKLAPPSQDVGSERLDGCEDGGRRYEVVPSVVCSMCCLFGIIYCFFGYRCFKAVMFLTGLMFGSVIIFMLCYKERVLDTQLSVEASVGIGLGIGTLCGLVTMLVRSVGLFMVGLLLGLLAGVGTLVGMEELSAAPPRTVWVPLGVLLGLGMLFAVLTLQWQRCFVTLSTAVFGAAVIAVAVDYFVEVLALVRYVLERVAATPRTRPVCWVTWVVLGVWPALALLGVLIQWRVTAEGYSHTKVVISRQQRRVQLMRIRQKEERREGGRKKKKKPTNHSAPHTHPPKAMHPEPAYRRKPQPIRRYDGDVLSPSYIQSFRERQVEARAYPGGRLSSGGGHTSVDVGYDCGSTVPLTSTAGPSNLRV; encoded by the exons atgacgacgaCTTTGCAGACGCTGCTGGCCTCGAAGTTGGCCCCGCCCTCCCAGGACGTGGGCTCCGAGCGATTGGACGGCTGTGAGGATGGAGGGCGGCGCTACGAGGTCGTGCCCTCCGTGGTCTGCTCCATGTGCTGCCTCTTCGGCATCATCTACTGCTTCTTTG GCTACCGGTGCTTCAAGGCGGTGATGTTCCTGACGGGTCTGATGTTCGGCTCGGTGATCATCTTCATGCTGTGCTACAAGGAGCGCGTGCTGGACACGCAGCTGAGCGTGGAGGCGTCCGTGGGCATCGGCCTGGGCATCGGGACGCTGTGCGGCCTGGTCACCATGCTGGTGCGGAGCGTGGGGCTCTTCATGGTGGGcctgctgctggggctgctggcGGGCGTGGGCACGCTGGTGGGCATGGAGGAGCTGTCGGCGGCGCCACCCCGCACCGTGTGGGTGCCCCTGGGCGTGCTCCTGGGGCTGGGCATGCTGTTCGCCGTCCTCACCCTCCAGTGGCAGCGCTGCTTCGTCACGCTCTCCACCGCCGTCTTCGGCGCGGCCGTCATCGCCGTGGCCGTGGACTACTTCGTGGAGGTGCTGGCGCTGGTGCGGTACGTGCTGGAGCGGGTCGCGGCCACGCCCAGGACCAGGCCCGTGTGTTGGGTCACCTGGGTGGTGCTGGGGGTCTGGCCCGCCCTCGCGCTCCTTGGGGTGCTGATCCAGTGGAGGGTGACGGCCGAAGGATACTCACACActaaag tgGTGATCAGCAGGCAGCAGCGGCGTGTCCAGCTCATGCGTATCCGTCAGAAGGAGGAGCGGCGTGAGGGCGGgcgcaagaagaagaagaagccgaCCAATCACAGCgctccgcacacacacccgcccaaAGCCATGCACCCGGAGCCCGCCTACCGCCGCAAGCCACAGCCCATACGCCGCTACGACGGGGACGTGCTCTCGCCC AGTTACATCCAGAGTTTCCGTGAGCGCCAGGTGGAGGCGCGTGCGTACCCAGGGGGCAGGCTGTCATCCGGGGGGGGGCACACCTCCGTGGACGTGGGCTACGACTGCGGCTCCACAGTACCCCTCACCTCCACCGCCGGGCCCTCCAACCTGCGcgtctga
- the LOC116218161 gene encoding desmin-like: MSRYATSAGGSSSSSYRRTFGAPGFVSTPVGRSLYGSRSSLGPAGGGSSSGAHVSSRLYEVHKSSSSAAAAAGSPGYSSYRASYGAPGLLMAGGASAGRSYAGMGETLDFSLADAINQEFLHTRTNEKEELQHLNDRFASYIEKVRFLETQNTALAVEVERLKGREPTRVADLYEEEMRELRRLVEVLTNQRSRAEVERDNLADDLDKIKLRWVPPPSPHPPPS, translated from the exons ATGAGTCGCTACGCCACCTCGGCCgggggctcctcctcctcctcgtacCGCCGCACCTTCGGCGCCCCCGGCTTCGTCTCCACGCCCGTCGGACGCAGCCTCTACGGCTCGCGCTCCTCCCTGGGtccggcggggggggggtcctcctcCGGCGCCCACGTCTCCTCGCGCCTCTACGAGGTCCAcaagtcctcctcctccgcggcggcggcggcgggctCCCCCGGGTACTCCTCCTACCGCGCCTCCTACGGGGCCCCGGGGCTCCTGATGGCGGGGGGGGCGTCGGCGGGGCGCTCCTACGCGGGCATGGGCGAGACGCTGGACTTCAGCCTGGCGGACGCCATCAACCAGGAGTTCCTGCACACGCGCACCAACGAGAAGGAGGAGCTGCAGCACCTGAACGACCGCTTCGCCTCGTACATCGAGAAGGTGCGCTTCCTGGAGACGCAGAACACGGCGCTGGCCGTGGAGGTGGAGCGTCTGAAGGGGCGTGAGCCCACGCGCGTGGCCGACCTCTacgaggaggagatgagggagctGCGGCGGCTCGTCGAGGTGCTCACCAACCAGAGGAGCCGCGCCGAGGTGGAGAGGGACAACCTGGCCGACGACCTGGACAAGATCAAActcaggtgg gtgccccctccctcccctcaccctcccccctcctaa